Proteins from a genomic interval of Candidatus Tanganyikabacteria bacterium:
- a CDS encoding SMP-30/gluconolactonase/LRE family protein: MHSKARWVMWAAIAGLAACRPPVFDLAAGGGPATVSGPAGRALATVGVTGRVEPAGGFGIRYAYGEVAKVALGIFERSTDSSTNPLLGYFFAGNDAATSSVTLTATQFTNLQSALGSEIAVGSADKTALRRYVMRTFTAPLPTSMSTSFSNFPVATDSAPVHAYNVFLAAFDSYGKLIGYKEADLTYSILSLAAPGVTLTAPLNWGGLGTIEVTRVMTYAAFDPRESVRIVAGMFDKSTQPQLGFIGGDTSFDGSGKSWFPALKAFLQSAGFSDLDNNRRYLIRECPEGTGPTGTTAANFTNLPAGASRYHPFLLAVRNGTVNAGNIVTGAALSVTSAATTSTVVPFQTGRVETLAVNEQNPCGITVDAAGTIYIAETDAHKILRLSATEYVTHAGSGTSGLANGAAAQAQFTFPRGLDVDAAGNVFVADPGNHAIRKIAADGTVSTFAGGNGAGFADSASGSPQFDAPYDVAVDAAGTVYVADSGNNAIRKITAQGTVSTLAGAGRQTPGYREGTGTAAWFLFPNALALNPAGTAVFVADTDNDKIRKVLVTTGETSLVAGGSRGHLDAADGTQALLNLPTGIAVDAAGAMYVTQSNHVVRRIAAAAPHAVVTIAGVAGGSGGSDGFTTVARFSSPAAIAVDPVASPSAYVADTANGWIRKIR, from the coding sequence TTGCACTCGAAGGCCCGCTGGGTCATGTGGGCGGCGATCGCCGGGCTGGCGGCCTGCCGGCCGCCGGTGTTCGACCTCGCGGCCGGCGGGGGGCCGGCGACGGTTTCGGGACCGGCGGGACGCGCCCTCGCGACGGTCGGGGTCACGGGTAGAGTCGAACCGGCCGGCGGCTTCGGAATCCGGTACGCCTACGGCGAAGTGGCCAAGGTCGCGCTCGGTATCTTCGAACGATCGACCGACTCCAGCACCAATCCCCTCCTGGGCTACTTCTTCGCCGGAAACGACGCGGCGACGTCGTCGGTCACGCTCACCGCCACGCAATTCACCAATCTGCAGAGCGCTCTCGGTTCCGAAATCGCTGTCGGAAGCGCCGACAAGACCGCCCTTCGGCGGTACGTGATGCGGACGTTCACGGCCCCGCTTCCGACCTCGATGAGCACGTCGTTCAGCAACTTCCCCGTCGCCACCGACTCGGCGCCGGTACACGCCTACAACGTCTTCCTGGCGGCGTTCGACTCGTACGGGAAACTGATCGGCTACAAGGAAGCCGATCTCACTTACAGCATCCTGTCGCTGGCGGCTCCCGGCGTGACGCTGACGGCGCCGCTCAACTGGGGTGGCCTGGGCACCATCGAGGTGACGCGGGTCATGACCTATGCCGCCTTCGACCCGCGGGAATCCGTCCGGATCGTGGCGGGGATGTTCGACAAGAGCACCCAGCCGCAACTGGGTTTCATCGGTGGCGACACCTCGTTCGACGGGTCGGGGAAGTCCTGGTTCCCGGCGCTCAAGGCGTTTCTCCAGAGCGCGGGCTTCTCGGATCTCGACAACAACCGGCGCTACCTGATACGCGAGTGTCCCGAGGGGACGGGCCCCACCGGCACGACCGCCGCCAACTTCACCAACCTCCCGGCCGGTGCGAGCCGTTACCACCCGTTCCTGCTTGCCGTACGCAATGGCACGGTGAACGCGGGAAACATCGTGACCGGAGCGGCCCTGTCGGTCACGTCCGCCGCGACGACGAGCACGGTCGTGCCCTTCCAGACGGGGCGCGTCGAGACCCTCGCGGTCAACGAGCAGAACCCTTGCGGGATCACCGTCGACGCCGCGGGGACGATCTACATCGCCGAAACCGACGCGCACAAGATTCTCCGCCTCTCGGCCACCGAATACGTGACCCACGCCGGGTCCGGCACTTCCGGACTGGCGAATGGCGCGGCCGCGCAGGCCCAGTTCACGTTTCCTCGCGGCCTCGACGTGGACGCCGCCGGCAACGTCTTCGTGGCCGATCCCGGCAACCATGCCATCCGCAAGATCGCCGCCGACGGCACGGTGTCGACGTTCGCGGGCGGCAACGGGGCGGGCTTCGCCGACTCGGCAAGCGGATCGCCCCAGTTCGACGCGCCGTACGACGTCGCGGTGGACGCGGCGGGCACGGTGTACGTGGCGGATTCGGGGAACAACGCCATCCGGAAGATCACGGCCCAGGGCACGGTATCCACCCTGGCCGGCGCGGGCCGGCAGACGCCGGGATACCGGGAGGGAACCGGAACCGCGGCCTGGTTCCTCTTTCCCAACGCCCTGGCGCTCAACCCCGCGGGCACCGCCGTTTTCGTCGCGGATACCGACAACGACAAGATCCGCAAGGTGCTGGTCACGACCGGGGAGACCTCGCTCGTCGCGGGAGGCTCGCGGGGTCATCTCGATGCCGCGGACGGTACGCAGGCCCTCCTCAACCTTCCAACGGGAATCGCGGTAGACGCGGCCGGTGCGATGTACGTGACACAGAGCAACCATGTGGTCCGGCGGATCGCGGCGGCCGCCCCTCACGCGGTGGTCACGATCGCCGGCGTCGCGGGAGGTTCGGGAGGCTCGGACGGGTTCACGACGGTGGCCAGGTTCAGTTCCCCGGCCGCGATCGCGGTGGATCCGGTGGCGAGCCCCAGTGCGTACGTGGCCGACACCGCCAACGGCTGGATCCGGAAAATCCGGTGA